A region from the uncultured Campylobacter sp. genome encodes:
- a CDS encoding tannase/feruloyl esterase family alpha/beta hydrolase — translation MKEKILVAAFTAALGLQGALASDFDERACATLKGTKIYDTKISEAIWNQSGEISADKMSALTGGAKKTLKAAPHCIIHGEIASRTGSDGKHYGIKFELRLPGDWNGKLLFQGGGGLDGFVAPALGAVPIRTSSATPALMRGYAVVTTDSGHPTPTPEFGLEQQARLDYAYQAIGKVASVSKQLVFAAYKKAPAHSYFMGCSNGGRSALMAAQRYPLEFDGVIAANPGFRLSRAAIAEQWDNRQLMKIAPKNAAGDKIFANALTQEDLDKLSKAVLDKCDALDGLKDGIIGAWESCKFDPSGLDLPKDKISAIKTIFDGAKNSKGEQIYSGWFYDAGVNQPGWRMWKLGDSQTAEPNARNIVLSKGSMNYYFLTPPQPEFDLMNFDFDKDVERTFETAAINDAISTKLDSFRANGGKLIIVTGVSDPVFSAMDQRDWFKKLVETNANADEFARFFALPGMNHCGGGNGIDDVDPLSALEAWREQGTAPSSLLGKSTSRAGKQIPICAYPKVATYVGGDENSASSFECR, via the coding sequence ATGAAAGAGAAAATTTTAGTTGCGGCCTTTACGGCTGCCTTGGGCTTACAGGGGGCGCTTGCGAGCGATTTTGACGAGCGGGCTTGCGCGACGCTAAAGGGCACGAAAATTTACGATACAAAGATCAGTGAAGCGATCTGGAATCAAAGCGGCGAAATCAGCGCCGATAAGATGTCTGCGCTAACCGGCGGAGCCAAAAAGACGCTAAAAGCCGCGCCGCACTGCATAATTCACGGCGAGATAGCCTCGCGCACGGGCTCGGACGGCAAGCATTACGGCATAAAATTTGAGCTGCGCTTGCCAGGCGACTGGAACGGCAAGCTGTTATTTCAGGGCGGAGGCGGTCTGGACGGCTTCGTAGCGCCGGCTCTTGGCGCCGTGCCTATCCGCACTAGCAGCGCAACGCCTGCGCTTATGAGGGGCTATGCGGTCGTTACGACCGACTCGGGACATCCTACGCCTACGCCCGAGTTTGGACTTGAGCAGCAGGCGCGGCTAGACTATGCCTATCAGGCTATCGGCAAGGTCGCGAGCGTCTCAAAGCAGCTAGTTTTTGCAGCGTATAAAAAAGCGCCCGCGCACAGCTACTTTATGGGCTGCTCAAACGGCGGGCGCTCGGCTCTGATGGCGGCGCAGAGGTATCCGCTGGAATTTGACGGCGTAATCGCGGCAAATCCGGGTTTTAGGCTTTCGCGCGCGGCGATCGCGGAGCAGTGGGATAACCGGCAGCTTATGAAGATCGCGCCTAAAAACGCCGCTGGGGATAAAATTTTCGCAAACGCCCTTACGCAGGAAGATTTGGATAAGCTAAGCAAGGCGGTTTTAGATAAATGCGATGCGCTAGACGGCCTAAAAGACGGAATCATCGGCGCTTGGGAAAGTTGTAAATTTGATCCTAGCGGACTTGATCTGCCCAAAGATAAAATTTCTGCGATAAAGACGATATTTGACGGCGCAAAAAACAGCAAGGGCGAGCAAATTTACAGCGGCTGGTTTTACGACGCGGGGGTAAATCAGCCCGGCTGGCGCATGTGGAAGCTAGGCGACTCGCAAACGGCAGAGCCAAATGCTAGAAATATCGTACTCTCGAAGGGTTCGATGAATTATTATTTCTTGACGCCGCCGCAACCGGAGTTTGATCTGATGAACTTTGATTTCGATAAGGACGTAGAGCGAACATTCGAAACCGCGGCGATAAACGATGCGATTTCGACCAAGCTTGATAGCTTCCGCGCTAACGGCGGTAAACTCATCATCGTAACGGGCGTCTCTGATCCCGTATTTTCGGCGATGGATCAGCGCGATTGGTTTAAAAAGCTAGTGGAAACCAACGCGAACGCGGACGAATTTGCGCGATTTTTTGCATTGCCTGGGATGAATCACTGCGGCGGCGGTAACGGCATCGATGACGTCGATCCGCTAAGCGCGCTTGAAGCGTGGCGCGAGCAGGGAACGGCTCCATCTAGCCTGCTAGGCAAAAGCACGAGCCGTGCCGGTAAGCAGATACCTATCTGCGCGTATCCAAAAGTGGCTACCTACGTAGGCGGCGACGAAAATAGCGCGAGTAGCTTTGAGTGCAGATAA
- the thiD gene encoding bifunctional hydroxymethylpyrimidine kinase/phosphomethylpyrimidine kinase, whose translation MRKILTIAGSDSGGGAGIQADIKTISAHKMFAMSAITALTAQNSRGVFGVLDISPDFVEAQLDAIFSDIFPDAVKIGMISNERVAETIAKSLSKHGAKNVVLDPVMVATSGGVLMKQSALHALKYKLAPAAEIITPNVREAEVLAEMKISGLADMRAAAVKISQFFGGAILIKGGDLAGASETCGAAGADTARNFKAFGREMGENGALKNSAGLTERPNFASENFTSECKNLTASAEPSFEQNLSAASLGAGFKPSGEGGDLTNLAIDILYENGKFHEFSASKVATKNTHGTGCTLSSAIACALAAGLSLPAAIVHAKGFVRRALGWGEQIGHGCGAIDHYFTVQDPFGADFDGSCANEIKIVSRD comes from the coding sequence ATGAGAAAAATTCTTACTATCGCGGGTTCTGATAGTGGCGGCGGCGCGGGCATTCAAGCCGATATCAAGACGATAAGCGCGCACAAGATGTTTGCTATGAGCGCTATTACGGCGCTTACGGCGCAAAATTCGCGTGGCGTATTCGGCGTGCTGGACATTTCGCCAGATTTTGTGGAGGCGCAGCTCGATGCGATTTTTAGCGACATCTTTCCGGACGCCGTTAAAATCGGAATGATCTCCAATGAAAGGGTTGCCGAAACCATTGCAAAGAGCCTGAGCAAGCACGGCGCGAAAAATGTCGTCTTAGATCCCGTGATGGTAGCCACCAGCGGCGGAGTTTTGATGAAGCAAAGCGCGCTGCATGCGCTAAAATACAAGCTCGCCCCCGCCGCGGAGATCATCACGCCTAACGTGCGCGAGGCCGAGGTTTTGGCGGAGATGAAAATTTCAGGCTTAGCCGATATGCGAGCCGCGGCAGTTAAAATCTCGCAGTTTTTCGGTGGCGCGATTTTGATCAAAGGCGGCGATCTTGCCGGTGCGAGTGAGACTTGCGGCGCAGCGGGAGCGGATACGGCGCGAAATTTTAAAGCTTTTGGGCGCGAGATGGGCGAAAACGGGGCGCTCAAAAATTCTGCGGGTTTGACGGAGCGTCCGAATTTTGCGAGTGAAAACTTTACTAGCGAATGCAAAAATTTAACTGCGAGCGCGGAGCCCTCTTTTGAACAAAATTTATCCGCAGCCTCCCTAGGCGCTGGTTTTAAACCGAGCGGCGAGGGAGGGGATTTGACAAATTTAGCGATCGATATTTTGTACGAAAACGGCAAATTTCATGAGTTTTCCGCATCCAAAGTAGCTACGAAAAACACCCACGGTACGGGCTGCACGCTCTCAAGCGCGATCGCGTGCGCGCTGGCGGCGGGGCTTAGCCTGCCCGCAGCCATCGTCCATGCCAAGGGCTTCGTGCGCAGGGCGCTGGGCTGGGGTGAGCAGATCGGGCACGGATGCGGCGCAATAGATCATTATTTTACGGTCCAAGATCCCTTCGGCGCGGACTTTGACGGATCTTGCGCGAACGAAATCAAAATCGTCTCTCGAGACTAA
- a CDS encoding MFS transporter, whose amino-acid sequence MRCKKGLLLLIIASGTISAADNWIASLLLPSIADTFGVQVSAASAVLTAYLIPYGLLQPVYGHLSDRYGRGKILILLMLFLAIFTLLCSTAKSLAWLVLFRFCTGCAAAGIIAVCLGVIGDAYDDKDRQKIVAIFLGSVFLGQGLSAALGGWAVARFSWREIFLAFSALSAVSFVSLFTLNFKDAPKSKGESFIKSLASLRGDAALLRSYFLALCNGVIVLGAYSFIGAYLLKKLGLSSNFAGACLMLYGVACFFAGNAARYLKEKLPPKEILSLGFSASASALCLLASCFVATGYVGTFLLGFGYVCAQSVLASAALRCGSAKGLSSGIIGTAIFFGGGIGTAVGGKALEYLSYQGLFCGFAALAAALLIFYRASFKGTREI is encoded by the coding sequence ATGCGCTGCAAAAAAGGACTACTACTCTTAATCATCGCCTCGGGGACAATCTCTGCCGCAGATAACTGGATCGCATCGCTACTACTACCTAGCATCGCAGATACGTTTGGGGTGCAGGTAAGCGCTGCCTCCGCAGTTTTGACGGCATATCTGATCCCCTATGGCTTACTTCAGCCGGTTTACGGACATCTTAGCGATCGCTACGGCAGAGGTAAAATTTTAATCTTATTAATGCTTTTTTTGGCGATATTTACGCTTCTTTGCTCCACTGCAAAAAGTCTAGCGTGGCTTGTTTTATTTCGTTTTTGCACGGGATGCGCGGCGGCGGGTATAATCGCCGTCTGCCTCGGCGTTATAGGCGATGCATATGACGATAAGGATAGACAAAAAATCGTAGCGATATTTCTAGGCTCGGTATTTTTAGGGCAGGGGCTGAGTGCGGCTTTAGGTGGATGGGCGGTGGCTAGATTTTCTTGGAGGGAGATATTTTTAGCCTTTTCTGCGCTGTCTGCGGTATCTTTCGTATCACTATTTACGCTAAATTTCAAAGACGCTCCGAAAAGCAAAGGCGAGAGCTTCATAAAATCCCTAGCCAGCTTGCGCGGCGATGCTGCGCTTTTGAGAAGCTATTTTTTGGCTTTATGTAACGGCGTAATTGTGCTCGGGGCGTATTCATTCATAGGCGCTTATCTGCTTAAAAAGCTGGGCTTGAGCTCAAATTTTGCCGGAGCCTGCCTTATGCTTTACGGCGTCGCTTGCTTTTTTGCAGGAAACGCTGCTAGATATTTAAAAGAGAAGTTGCCGCCAAAAGAAATTCTATCCCTCGGCTTTTCGGCGTCCGCTTCTGCGCTGTGCCTTTTGGCGAGTTGCTTCGTTGCCACTGGATATGTAGGGACGTTTTTGCTGGGATTTGGCTATGTTTGCGCGCAGTCCGTCCTAGCAAGCGCAGCGCTTCGTTGCGGCTCCGCCAAAGGTCTATCCTCTGGGATCATAGGCACGGCGATATTTTTCGGAGGTGGTATCGGTACTGCCGTAGGTGGCAAGGCGCTTGAATATTTAAGCTACCAAGGGCTATTTTGCGGCTTTGCTGCGTTAGCCGCCGCGCTGCTGATTTTTTACCGTGCAAGCTTTAAGGGCACGCGTGAAATTTAA